One Phaseolus vulgaris cultivar G19833 chromosome 2, P. vulgaris v2.0, whole genome shotgun sequence DNA window includes the following coding sequences:
- the LOC137809455 gene encoding uncharacterized protein: protein MNIRGLKQEVALHHLVSAIRPSRFTESLIKKPPQDMEDLRTRATKFMQIEEHIDYHQRFKAVGSGVLKDQTPSKEREFEIERTVRTTPRSDRIRGGRIPRFNSYTPLTVPRGRALDEALQTDLIPTLKQYQTPPNADTTKCCQYHRNFGHTTEGCQALKDKIEELIQAGHLQQFVKRTRNSRSPPRSTDRPSRGVDRSYRNDYKRRTDHSQASRKRSESPVRRTAPAAQVPTETPTLANESAKSST, encoded by the coding sequence ATGAATATCCGAGGGCTCAAACAGGAAGTTGCGTTACACCATTTGGTTTCGGCCATCCGGCCAAGCCGTTTTACAGAAAGTCTCATCAAAAAGCCGCCTCAAGACATGGAAGATCTTCGAACTCGggcaaccaaattcatgcaaattgAGGAACACATTGACTATCACCAACGGTTCAAAGCCGTCGGATCCGGAGTCCTCAAAGATCAAACCCCGAGCAAAGAAAGGGAATTCGAGATCGAACGGACCGTTCGAACCACCCCAAGGTCCGACCGGATCAGAGGAGGCCGAATCCCCAGGTTTAACAGTTACACCCCTTTAACAGTTCCGAGGGGACGAGCCCTAGATGAAGCACTGCAAACGGATTTAATTCCGACACTAAAACAGTATCAAACACCACCGAATGCAGATACTACTAAGTGTTGTCAGTACCATCGAAATTTCGGTCACACGACCGAAGGATGTCAAGCGTTGAAGGACAAAATCGAAGAGCTCATCCAGGCTGGCCATTTGCAGCAGTTCGTCAAGAGGACAAGGAATTCAAGATCCCCACCACGGAGTACTGATCGTCCATCTCGTGGTGTGGACCGGTCATACCGTAACGATTACAAACGTCGAACTGACCATAGCCAGGCTTCGCGGAAACGTAGTGAAAGCCCCGTTCGGCGTACCGCGCCCGCAGCACAAGTCCCGACCGAAACGCCCACCCTCGCCAACGAGTCCGcgaagtcatcaacatga